Proteins found in one Ischnura elegans chromosome 11, ioIscEleg1.1, whole genome shotgun sequence genomic segment:
- the LOC124168017 gene encoding neuralized-like protein 4 yields MAKFLVFLAAVLTLYHSSTSQHTTSELRCVDGRGTKRSSTNLILNTRTDESGLWVTTFHAWKGISKNSTNNITLSVTQAVVECDLDQTVHISGVIKELKANGSDDQLRFNPICGINAAITDRGRSAQKLNLEDPVNGVLLTHRPLKHNELFEVRLDRKDNRFDHSFAIGVTVYTYDRPENVPTNMYNLKSGTWMMLESGAYQNGVLKIKNYVDSLDNLKVGDRAGVMVSESGTLHYYINGVHQGPAASGVLNPVYGVFQLHYNTVKGTIVSP; encoded by the exons ATGGCTAAATTCCTCGTCTTTCTAGCAGCCGTCTTGACCCTGTACCACTCCAGTACTTCCCAGCATACCACTTCGGAGCTTCGGTGCGTCGACGGCCGTGGAACGAAGCGATCCTCGACGAATTTGATCCTGAACACCAGAACGGACGAAAGTGGTCTCTGGGTCACGACGTTCCACGCATGGAAAGGCATTTCGAAGAACTCCACGAATAACATAACGCTCTCCGTGACACAAGCCGTTGTCGAGTGCGATCTAGATCAGACTGTCCACATCAGCGGTGTGATAAAAG AATTGAAAGCCAATGGTAGCGATGACCAATTGAGGTTTAACCCAATATGCGGCATAAATGCAGCTATCACTGACCGTGGGAGGTCTGCCCAGAAACTAAA CTTGGAGGATCCAGTGAACGGGGTACTTCTTACTCATCGGCCACTCAAgcacaatgaattatttgaagtCAGGCTGGACAGGAAGGATAACAGATTTGACCACAGCTTCGCCATCGGCGTGACAGTTTACACGTACGATCGGCCCGAAAATGTACCAACCAACATGTATAATTTAAA GTCTGGAACCTGGATGATGCTTGAAAGTGGTGCCTATCAAAATGGCGTCCTGAAGATAAAAAATTACGTTGACAGTTTGGACAACCTTAAG GTTGGCGACCGTGCTGGTGTGATGGTGTCCGAGAGCGGGACTCTGCACTACTACATCAATGGGGTCCATCAGGGACCAGCCGCATCTGGCGTACTCAACCCTGTTTACGGAGTATTCCAGCTCCATTACAACACCGTGAAAGGAACTATAGTTAGCCCTTAG